tgtcTTAAATCACTAAATAATTAAACGAATTTACCATTACGTTGGTCCATGAAGGATATTCAACGCATAACTCTTTAAAATTCTTAATTAAATCCGGAcagtaaaaatcatttttattaatttcttggTTATGTTTAATTGCATCTAATCGTATACTTTCTATTTCACTTtcaataatgtttaaatcATGTTCTTCAGATAATTCATCGTTATCTAATTGTTTTTCATTGCAAAAATCACAAGTACATGTCTCTTTGCAATATTTACTTTCATGAGTTGTAATAATatcaaataaatattgacaGCTTCGAGCCACTTCACACGAATCATCTCCACTTCCCGGACTTGAACAAAcaataaaaactaattttattacttTCATAAAATCTTGATAGGATTCTAATGTACTTAGATAAGAAATAATTCTCAAATAAAAATCTTTAACGTTTGgtgaatatttttcaaaacacttCCATCTTGTTACAGATTTTATTAAATGAGCAATATCCATTCTGTAAAAACATGCGGGTAAATTATTACTTAATCTTAAAAGTTTTTTGTGGCATATTACTAAGTACTCTTTGTATAAACAATTATTGAATGCTAAACAAATAGCATTTTGCAAAGCACTGGACCTATCCGTTACAATTTGCTGTGGTTTCGAGACACTACCTTCGAGCCATAAGTTCAAGCAATCTTTCAAGAATATTGTTGCATGATACTCTGACAGAAATTGAAAGAGGGGATAAATTTTACCACCAAATGACGCACTGAtaacatataaaaatatatgtgaCGACACTTCGCTTCCTATCctgatttttttaacaaagcgTCCAGCTGCATCGAGGGATACCGATATATCATTTGCAGAATTAATAGTGTTCCAGAGATCTATTTGTTCATTTGACCAAAATACAACATTAAATGGAAAATCTCCTATTTGCTTAATAATTGGAGACCATTTTTCATCGATTTTCATTGAAATAATTGCATCCACAATATTTGTCGTAGATTCTATGCCATAAGTCTTAAAAATACCCTGTTGTCTTACTTTTCTTAGTACAGGAGTTGTATGGACAAGAGGCCCTTCCACATTTCCATAATTAATAAGGGTTTTGGCCTCAGTTCTTTTATGTTTCAATGCCTTTTCATTTACAAGAATTTTCTGAGTTTCATTTCTTAATGGTCCTGATATgaatcgttttttaaaatgtctAATTGTTTTGGAGTCTTATGTATTTATATGAAATGTTTGATTTTCTGCAGTTGATATATTACAAATTCCACTAATAGAATTTCCACACTCTTTACAACTACCATGGAATTTGATAGTATTATTCTTAGAAGACACATAtccttttttaaaactatatgGACAAGGTATTTGTTGAGACATCCAAATCTTCTTCATTATAAGATGTGTCCATCCTTCAggcagaatttttttctcttcttttaaTATTGGCTGAAGTCCTAGCCATTCTGTTCTGTCAAATATAATTGTGAAAACTAATTTTGGACAATCATCAATAATTTTACTATCCTTTTTTACACTTGCAGCACATTCTGGATTTTCATTTTGGCGATAATATTCTTTCAATTTCGTAGCTAATCCATTCCAGTCTTTTGCAACATAAAAGTATAAAGTAGTTCCACAAActacattttttattgaagAACTTGCTTCTTTCCATAGTTTGTCTGATTTCTTTACGATGCTaccatttttgttaaaaacaatttttttttgcaggatttcaaatatttgttCCACTGATGTGGCCGTACAACGAGGCAttactaaaaatattacattatgtatctcaataattttatatattgtatacgatgtactatgaaattatttatacttactaataattataaattgtatCTTATAAAATCGAATTCACTTATCATGAAATATAGTTGATTATTTATGTAGAAAATGTATGTTAATATACCTATATTAACTTATCTTAACATAATAATTTAACCTTAActtaattaatttcataaaaaagtaaaacacttaattataaacattcaaaattataatttaggcgaaaatacaaaaaacaaTCTAgtctaacattttttaagttatttgATTCAAAAAGTTGAGTTCAGTATATGTGCTTTAATGGCTACAAATGTGCATGGTTTTCATAAAACAATTGACTGTCGTATTCACCAAGCTATTCTAGAAAATCCCTTTTTTATTGGTCATCACTCTGAACTCTTAAACTATAGCATTGCCCATACTGTATTCAAAAAATCTCTCATTAGTTTTCGAATCCAGTTTTCGCCCATAAATTTATTAGTGTCATACAAAAATCATGCCTGCTGGTAAACGAGCTGTACAACATTCAGCTCGGTTTGAGGAATTGAAACAGtttaaagaaatatttgaCAAACATGAAAATTTGTTACCAGAGTCAAATTTCATTTGGAACAAAGTcagtgaaaaattaaatttaacaaaGAGGAACATATACGAATATGTTAAACAAGACAGacaaaaagtaaaaactaatttattacaatattttcgcgaaaataatatgaaaaatacaaaagatTGTCTTGAAAGAGAAGATAATGTACAAAGCGAATTAGATGATACTAattgcaatttaaaaaaaaaacagaatatTGAAAGTTCTGAAGAAGAAAGCtctgaaagagaaaaatctcaAAAGATCAATGACGAAAAGAGGCTAGATGATAAAAGTATAAACGAGGCTGCAATTATTGACCAGTTTGATGTGTTAAATGCATTGCATACATTAAGATTAGATATacaattcaaaaaatttatacgCCAAATCAATTATATACCCTTTTATTGTATGTGGTGGAGTCCTGAACAAGTACAATTTTACAGATCagtcataaaaaaaattaaccatTTACAACTATTGGTATGAAAGATTGCGtcaacaaaataaatatatcaaaGCACACGAGTgaaacaataaatttattcacaATTGTTGGAACTTCTGATTcagataaattatttttattttgtcaaaTGTTGTCAGAAAGTTTTGATAAATTGTATCTGTTTCTATCAGAATGGCTGAGATCTGGTGCATCGATCCCAGAAGAAATCGTTTGTCCTGCtatgtataaaattttatcaccAGTTTGTAACATTTAACGAATGCATGACTTATGAACAGTATATTAATCAatgttttctcttttttgaaAGTTCGTCAACTTCGGATTATCATTTACCAAAATGTATGTTGCGAGTACCAATAG
The sequence above is drawn from the Nasonia vitripennis strain AsymCx chromosome 4, Nvit_psr_1.1, whole genome shotgun sequence genome and encodes:
- the LOC107981466 gene encoding uncharacterized protein LOC107981466, coding for MPRCTATSVEQIFEILQKKIVFNKNGSIVKKSDKLWKEASSSIKNVVCGTTLYFYVAKDWNGLATKLKEYYRQNENPECAASVKKDSKIIDDCPKLVFTIIFDRTEWLGLQPILKEEKKILPEGWTHLIMKKIWMSQQIPCPYSFKKGYVSSKNNTIKFHGSCKECGNSISGICNISTAENQTFHINT